The following proteins are co-located in the Cupriavidus pauculus genome:
- a CDS encoding ABC transporter ATP-binding protein yields the protein MTLLSVNNIEVIYDHVILVLKGVSLDVPEGRIVALLGANGAGKTTTLKAISNLLHAERGDVTKGSIEYRGQRVDQLTPNDLVRRGVIQVMEGRHCFAHLTIEENLLTGAYTRGLSRGQTRDELEKIYAYFPRLKTRRKSQAGYTSGGEQQMCAIGRAMMAKPAMILLDEPSMGLAPQIVEEIFEIVRDLNTRERVSFLLAEQNTMVALRYADYGYILENGRVVMDGDAESLRTNEDVKEFYLGVAANDAEGAPRKSFRDVKSYRRRKRWLA from the coding sequence ATGACCCTCCTCTCGGTCAACAACATCGAGGTCATCTACGACCACGTGATTCTGGTGCTCAAGGGCGTGTCGCTCGATGTGCCAGAGGGCCGCATCGTGGCGCTGCTGGGCGCCAACGGGGCGGGCAAGACCACCACGCTCAAGGCGATCTCCAACCTGCTGCACGCCGAGCGCGGCGACGTCACCAAGGGCTCCATCGAATACCGCGGCCAGCGCGTGGACCAGCTCACGCCGAACGACCTGGTCCGGCGCGGCGTGATCCAGGTGATGGAGGGCCGACACTGCTTTGCCCACCTGACCATCGAGGAAAACCTGCTGACCGGTGCCTACACGCGCGGGCTGTCGCGAGGCCAGACGCGCGACGAGCTGGAAAAGATCTACGCCTACTTTCCGCGCCTGAAGACGCGCCGCAAGTCGCAGGCCGGCTACACGTCGGGCGGCGAACAGCAGATGTGCGCCATCGGCCGCGCCATGATGGCCAAGCCGGCGATGATCCTGCTGGACGAGCCGTCGATGGGCCTGGCGCCGCAGATCGTCGAGGAAATCTTCGAGATCGTGCGCGACCTGAACACGCGCGAGCGGGTCAGCTTCCTGCTGGCCGAACAGAACACGATGGTGGCGCTGCGCTACGCGGACTACGGCTACATCCTGGAGAACGGCCGCGTGGTGATGGATGGCGACGCCGAGTCGCTGCGCACCAACGAGGACGTCAAGGAGTTTTACCTGGGCGTGGCCGCCAACG
- a CDS encoding ABC transporter substrate-binding protein encodes MTTVFRNMQRAALVVSVAAALLAPALPALAQANEQFVALPSYRVGPYGANGQSFYGGFVDYLNYVNLKDGGVGGVKLAWEECETEYNNAKGVECYERLKAKNAQSKGTAYHTMSTGISYALVDKTAADKVPLVMMGYGRTDAVDGSVFPYAFPLVTTYQMQVSAIVRYLASKNAGSLAGKKIVYLYHDSAYGKEPIVALQAEARLGKFNLVEIPVAHPGNEQGAQWLKIRQENPDYVIFWGWGVMNQTALKAAQKVGFSREKMIGSWWAGSEEDTVPAGDAAKGYMSATWNVAGKSVPVIADIEKVVYGANKGNMQDRNKVGSVLYNRGVSAAVVTVEAIRVAQARFGKGKVMTGDEMRWAFENLNLTNARLQQLGATGLLPEIKTSCDNHEGSGKVKIQQWDGTKWVTVSDWIEGNKNLIHPLFKATAAQYAKEKGITPACAKS; translated from the coding sequence CAGGCCAACGAGCAGTTCGTGGCGCTGCCCAGCTACCGCGTGGGGCCGTACGGGGCCAACGGGCAGTCGTTCTATGGCGGGTTCGTCGACTACCTGAACTACGTCAACCTGAAGGACGGCGGCGTGGGCGGCGTGAAGCTGGCCTGGGAAGAGTGCGAGACCGAGTACAACAATGCCAAGGGCGTGGAGTGCTACGAGCGGCTCAAGGCCAAGAACGCCCAGAGCAAGGGCACGGCCTACCACACGATGTCGACCGGCATCTCGTACGCGCTGGTCGACAAGACCGCCGCCGACAAGGTGCCGCTGGTGATGATGGGCTACGGCCGCACCGACGCCGTGGACGGCTCGGTCTTCCCGTATGCGTTCCCGCTGGTCACCACGTACCAGATGCAGGTGTCGGCCATCGTCAGGTACCTGGCGTCGAAGAATGCCGGGTCGCTGGCGGGCAAGAAGATCGTCTACCTGTACCACGACTCGGCCTACGGCAAGGAGCCCATCGTGGCGCTGCAGGCCGAGGCCAGGCTGGGCAAGTTCAACCTGGTCGAGATCCCGGTGGCGCACCCTGGCAACGAGCAGGGCGCCCAGTGGCTCAAGATCCGCCAGGAAAACCCCGACTACGTGATCTTCTGGGGCTGGGGCGTGATGAACCAGACCGCGCTGAAGGCCGCGCAGAAGGTGGGCTTCTCGCGCGAGAAGATGATCGGCTCGTGGTGGGCCGGGTCCGAGGAAGACACCGTGCCGGCCGGCGACGCCGCCAAGGGCTACATGAGCGCCACCTGGAACGTGGCCGGCAAGTCGGTGCCGGTGATTGCCGACATCGAGAAGGTGGTCTACGGCGCCAACAAGGGCAACATGCAGGACCGCAACAAGGTGGGCTCGGTGCTCTACAACCGCGGGGTGTCGGCGGCCGTGGTGACCGTCGAGGCCATCCGCGTGGCGCAGGCCAGGTTCGGCAAGGGCAAGGTCATGACCGGCGACGAGATGCGCTGGGCGTTCGAGAACCTGAACCTGACCAACGCGCGGCTGCAGCAGCTTGGCGCCACGGGCCTGCTGCCCGAGATCAAGACGAGCTGCGACAACCACGAGGGCTCGGGCAAGGTGAAGATCCAGCAGTGGGACGGCACCAAGTGGGTCACGGTGTCCGACTGGATCGAGGGCAACAAGAACCTGATCCACCCGCTGTTCAAGGCCACCGCCGCGCAGTACGCGAAGGAAAAGGGCATCACGCCGGCGTGCGCCAAGTCGTAG